One segment of Stenotrophomonas sp. SAU14A_NAIMI4_8 DNA contains the following:
- a CDS encoding DUF6348 family protein produces MTATANPFLPLLMQVLQGRDIACTVDGTELVLDSGLRLVAHGVASNARDNGGWQTSTVIEVRHPELFADGLFEYQHAAGDSEQDAVLSGFENWVRVDLATLQAAIGADDAPELQMLTLRYPAEETGTALARAVVLGPLAHYRSEPRDEAAACSEDDHGSCPCCLFTQSLEAFNDLLKTRQFLGIRLFASRDADGQCEADCRVNGHDFPAALPLLRAYAARWPQAGLEFRKQYVVIRTDTDAETDA; encoded by the coding sequence ATGACTGCTACCGCCAACCCGTTTCTTCCCCTGCTGATGCAGGTCCTGCAGGGCCGCGACATCGCCTGCACCGTCGACGGCACCGAGCTGGTGCTGGACAGCGGCCTGCGCCTGGTGGCGCATGGCGTTGCGTCGAACGCGCGCGACAATGGCGGCTGGCAGACCTCCACGGTGATCGAGGTACGCCATCCGGAACTGTTCGCCGACGGTCTGTTCGAGTACCAGCACGCCGCCGGCGACAGCGAGCAGGATGCAGTGCTGTCCGGCTTCGAGAACTGGGTGCGGGTCGACCTGGCCACCCTGCAGGCGGCCATCGGCGCCGACGATGCGCCGGAACTGCAGATGCTGACCCTGCGCTACCCGGCCGAAGAAACCGGCACGGCGCTGGCGCGCGCGGTGGTGCTGGGGCCGCTGGCCCACTACCGCAGTGAACCCCGCGATGAAGCAGCGGCCTGCAGCGAGGACGACCACGGCTCCTGCCCCTGCTGCCTGTTCACCCAGAGCCTGGAGGCGTTCAACGATCTGCTGAAGACCCGCCAGTTCCTCGGCATCCGCCTGTTCGCCTCGCGCGATGCCGACGGCCAGTGCGAGGCCGACTGCCGGGTGAACGGCCATGACTTCCCCGCCGCCCTGCCCCTGCTGCGCGCCTACGCGGCGCGCTGGCCGCAGGCCGGGCTGGAGTTCCGCAAGCAGTACGTGGTGATCCGCACCGACACCGACGCCGAAACCGACGCCTGA
- a CDS encoding transaldolase: MSNTSKLSQLRELSVVVADTGDYDAIKRLQPVDCTTNPTLVKKALDLPVYAELIERELAWGRQQSGDREAVVHAVADRLTIGVGALLSTLVPGRVSTEVDADQAHDTAATVAKARQFIQMYADAGVPREKILIKIAATWEGVEAARILQTEGIDCNLTLIFNPTQALACSEAGAFLISPFVGRILDWYVANGQTPANIDEDPGVKFVRGVYAEFKRRGSPTVVMGASFRSTAQIEALAGCDRLTISPDLLEKLDADHGELPRKLVAGAADGVAVTPIDAAKFAADLAADPMATEKLATGIDAFAKDLQALRERIRSEL, translated from the coding sequence ATGAGCAACACGTCCAAACTGTCCCAGCTGCGCGAACTGTCGGTGGTCGTTGCCGATACCGGTGACTACGACGCGATCAAGCGCCTGCAGCCGGTGGATTGCACCACCAACCCGACCCTGGTGAAGAAGGCACTGGACCTGCCGGTCTATGCCGAACTGATCGAGCGCGAACTGGCCTGGGGCCGCCAGCAGAGCGGCGACCGCGAAGCCGTGGTGCATGCCGTGGCCGACCGCCTGACCATCGGCGTGGGCGCCCTGCTGAGCACGCTGGTGCCGGGCCGCGTGTCCACCGAAGTGGACGCCGACCAGGCCCACGACACCGCTGCGACGGTGGCCAAGGCCCGCCAGTTCATCCAGATGTACGCCGACGCCGGCGTGCCGCGCGAAAAGATCCTGATCAAGATCGCCGCCACCTGGGAAGGCGTGGAAGCGGCGCGCATCCTGCAGACCGAAGGCATCGACTGCAACCTGACCCTGATCTTCAACCCGACCCAGGCGCTGGCCTGCAGCGAGGCCGGCGCGTTCCTGATCTCGCCGTTCGTGGGCCGCATCCTGGACTGGTACGTGGCCAACGGCCAGACCCCGGCCAACATCGACGAAGACCCGGGCGTGAAGTTCGTGCGCGGCGTGTACGCCGAGTTCAAGCGCCGTGGTTCGCCGACGGTGGTGATGGGCGCCTCGTTCCGTTCCACCGCACAGATCGAAGCGCTGGCCGGCTGCGACCGCCTGACCATTTCGCCGGACCTGCTGGAAAAGCTTGACGCCGACCACGGCGAGCTGCCGCGCAAGCTGGTGGCCGGTGCGGCCGACGGCGTGGCGGTGACCCCGATCGACGCGGCGAAGTTCGCGGCCGACCTGGCGGCTGATCCGATGGCGACCGAGAAGCTGGCCACCGGTATCGACGCCTTCGCCAAAGACCTGCAGGCGCTGCGCGAGCGCATCCGCTCGGAACTGTGA
- the rnk gene encoding nucleoside diphosphate kinase regulator, whose translation MNTASGLPPSITVSSFDMDRLEAMLDSPALSQTPAALALSQELNRATVLAPDQIPEGIVMMHSRVECEDEVSGEQHVLTLVFPREANVDEGKVSVLAPVGSALLGLAVGQSIDWNAPGGRKLRLRVTAVHNDRP comes from the coding sequence ATGAACACCGCCAGCGGCCTGCCGCCGTCGATCACCGTTTCCAGCTTCGACATGGACCGCCTGGAGGCCATGCTCGATTCCCCCGCGCTGAGCCAGACGCCTGCCGCGCTCGCGCTTTCCCAGGAACTCAACCGGGCCACCGTGCTGGCGCCGGATCAGATTCCCGAAGGCATCGTGATGATGCATTCGCGCGTGGAGTGCGAAGATGAGGTGTCCGGCGAGCAACACGTGCTGACCCTGGTCTTCCCCCGCGAAGCTAATGTCGACGAGGGCAAGGTGTCCGTGCTGGCCCCGGTGGGCAGCGCCCTGCTGGGCCTGGCCGTTGGCCAGAGCATCGACTGGAACGCCCCCGGCGGCCGCAAGCTGCGGCTGCGCGTGACCGCGGTCCACAACGACCGCCCCTGA
- a CDS encoding nucleoside deaminase: MLYAQVHLTLPAWIHDQIDLDRRYPGDEAKVALAIELSRLNVEHASGGPFGAVVFGPDDKVIAAGVNRVVPHATSLAHAENMAYMLAQQRLQTPRLNAVLSPVTLATSSQPCCQCYGATVWAGIDRLLIGASSADVEELTPFDEGPLPADWVGELNKRGIEVVQGLNRDAARSVLRAYGEVDGTRY; encoded by the coding sequence ATGCTGTACGCGCAAGTCCACCTGACCCTTCCCGCCTGGATCCACGACCAGATCGACCTGGATCGTCGCTATCCGGGCGACGAGGCCAAGGTCGCACTGGCGATCGAGCTGTCGCGGCTGAATGTCGAACACGCCAGTGGCGGCCCGTTCGGCGCCGTCGTGTTCGGCCCCGATGACAAGGTGATCGCCGCCGGCGTGAACCGCGTCGTGCCGCACGCCACCTCGTTGGCCCACGCCGAAAACATGGCCTACATGCTGGCCCAGCAGCGCCTGCAGACCCCGCGCCTGAACGCGGTGCTGTCGCCGGTCACCCTGGCCACCAGCTCGCAGCCGTGCTGCCAGTGCTACGGCGCCACCGTGTGGGCCGGCATTGACCGCCTGCTGATCGGTGCCAGCTCGGCCGACGTGGAAGAACTGACCCCGTTCGACGAAGGCCCGCTGCCGGCCGACTGGGTGGGCGAGCTGAACAAGCGCGGCATTGAAGTGGTGCAGGGCCTGAACCGCGATGCCGCGCGCAGCGTGCTGCGTGCCTATGGGGAAGTCGATGGCACCCGTTACTGA
- a CDS encoding DUF2007 domain-containing protein, translated as MHIVYKADNLFDAHLVKHALEDAGIPAFVFGESLLGGMGELPLFGVLRVGIPDAARPQAEDIVAGLDLGQEPADPISGADDWAGQPA; from the coding sequence ATGCACATCGTGTACAAGGCCGACAACCTGTTCGACGCCCACCTGGTGAAGCACGCGCTGGAAGACGCAGGCATTCCCGCCTTCGTGTTCGGCGAATCGCTGCTGGGCGGCATGGGTGAGCTGCCGCTGTTCGGCGTGCTGCGGGTCGGCATACCCGACGCGGCGCGGCCGCAGGCCGAAGACATCGTGGCCGGGCTGGACTTGGGCCAGGAGCCGGCCGACCCCATTTCCGGTGCAGACGATTGGGCCGGACAGCCGGCGTAG
- a CDS encoding glutamine--tRNA ligase/YqeY domain fusion protein produces the protein MSEHTPASPETPADSHEKRDFIRQIVREDLASGKHQAIKTRFPPEPNGYLHIGHAKSICLNFGLAGEFSGVCNLRFDDTNPAKEDPEYVAAIQDDVRWLGFEWNELRHASDYFQTYYLAAEKLIEQGKAYVCDLSAEEVRAYRGTLTEPGRPSPWRDRSVEENLDLFRRMRAGEFPDGARTVRAKIDMASGNINLRDPALYRIKHVEHQNTGNAWPIYPMYDFAHALGDSIEGITHSLCTLEFEDHRPLYDWCVDNVDFAHDDALTQPLVDAGLPREAAKPRQIEFSRLNINYTVMSKRKLMALVTEQLVDGWEDPRMPTLQGLRRRGYTPAAMRLFAERVGISKQNSMIDFSVLEGALREDLDSAAARRMAVIDPVKLVLTNLAEGHEEQLTFSNHPKDESFGSRQVPFAREVWIDREDFAEVPPKGWKRLVPGGEVRLRGAGIIRCDEVIKDADGTITELRGWLDPESRPGMEGANRKVKGTIHWVSAVHGVPAEIRLYDRLFSVPNPDDESEGKTYRDYLNPESRRTVTGYVEPAAASATPEQSFQFERTGYFVADRRDHTEAKPVFNRSVTLRDTWSA, from the coding sequence ATGTCCGAGCACACCCCCGCCAGCCCCGAGACCCCCGCCGACAGCCACGAGAAGCGCGATTTCATCCGCCAGATCGTGCGCGAGGACCTGGCCAGCGGCAAGCACCAGGCGATCAAGACCCGCTTCCCGCCCGAGCCGAACGGCTACCTGCACATCGGCCACGCCAAGTCGATCTGCCTGAACTTCGGCCTGGCCGGTGAGTTCAGCGGCGTGTGCAACCTGCGCTTCGACGACACCAACCCGGCCAAGGAAGACCCCGAGTACGTGGCCGCCATCCAGGACGACGTGCGCTGGCTGGGCTTCGAGTGGAACGAGCTGCGCCATGCCTCGGACTACTTCCAGACCTATTACCTGGCCGCCGAGAAGCTGATCGAACAGGGCAAGGCCTATGTCTGCGATCTGTCGGCCGAGGAAGTGCGCGCCTACCGCGGCACCCTGACCGAGCCGGGCCGCCCGTCGCCGTGGCGCGACCGCAGCGTGGAGGAAAACCTCGACCTGTTCCGCCGCATGCGTGCCGGTGAATTCCCGGACGGCGCGCGCACCGTGCGCGCGAAGATCGACATGGCCAGCGGCAACATCAACCTGCGCGATCCGGCCCTGTACCGCATCAAGCACGTCGAGCACCAGAACACCGGCAACGCGTGGCCGATCTACCCGATGTACGACTTCGCCCATGCGCTGGGCGATTCCATCGAAGGCATCACCCATTCGCTGTGCACGCTGGAATTCGAAGACCACCGCCCGCTGTACGACTGGTGCGTGGACAACGTCGATTTCGCCCATGACGATGCGCTGACCCAGCCGCTGGTCGATGCCGGCCTGCCGCGCGAAGCAGCCAAGCCGCGCCAGATCGAATTCTCGCGCCTGAACATCAACTACACGGTGATGAGCAAGCGCAAGCTGATGGCGCTGGTGACCGAACAGCTGGTGGACGGCTGGGAAGACCCGCGCATGCCGACCCTGCAGGGCCTGCGCCGCCGCGGCTACACCCCGGCCGCGATGCGCCTGTTCGCCGAACGCGTGGGCATCAGCAAGCAGAATTCGATGATTGACTTCAGCGTGCTGGAAGGCGCGCTGCGCGAAGACCTGGACAGCGCCGCCGCGCGCCGCATGGCCGTGATCGACCCGGTGAAACTGGTGCTGACCAACCTGGCCGAGGGCCACGAAGAACAGCTGACCTTCAGCAACCACCCGAAGGACGAGAGCTTCGGCAGCCGCCAGGTGCCGTTCGCACGCGAAGTGTGGATCGACCGCGAGGACTTCGCCGAAGTGCCGCCCAAGGGCTGGAAGCGCTTGGTGCCGGGCGGCGAAGTGCGCCTGCGCGGCGCCGGCATCATCCGCTGCGATGAAGTGATCAAGGATGCCGACGGCACCATCACCGAGCTGCGCGGCTGGCTGGATCCGGAATCGCGCCCGGGCATGGAAGGCGCCAACCGCAAGGTGAAGGGCACCATCCACTGGGTCAGCGCCGTGCATGGCGTGCCGGCGGAAATCCGCCTGTACGACCGTCTGTTCTCGGTGCCGAACCCGGACGACGAATCGGAAGGCAAGACCTACCGCGATTACCTGAACCCGGAATCGCGCCGCACCGTCACCGGCTATGTCGAACCGGCCGCGGCCAGCGCCACCCCGGAACAGTCGTTCCAGTTCGAGCGCACCGGCTACTTCGTCGCCGACCGCCGCGACCACACCGAGGCCAAGCCGGTGTTCAACCGCAGCGTGACCCTGCGCGACACCTGGTCGGCCTGA
- the rlmM gene encoding 23S rRNA (cytidine(2498)-2'-O)-methyltransferase RlmM: protein MAPVTETGIGLLCLCRQGFEPELAGELQHRAGQAGFAGYARAQRNDGYVLFMCDEAAALAPRLPWRELIFARQKLVVLAELPQLDPSDRITPMLEVLADAPRFGDLWVEHPDSDAGKPLSGLARAFGNALRPALRKAGKLTDKPNPRLPRLHVVFVDGTHAFVCVADPADSAPWALGIPRLKLLPEAPSRSALKLDEALLTLLAPDEREALVKPGMRAADLGAAPGGWTWVLTRQHVHVLSIDNGPLRQHVLDTGLVEHLRADGFHWHPDQALDWMVCDMVEQPRRVAERMATWFREGWCRHAIFNLKLPMKKRWDETRLCLDLFQEQAGKPLVVRAKQLYHDREEITVLASPLR from the coding sequence ATGGCACCCGTTACTGAGACCGGAATCGGCCTGCTCTGCCTGTGCCGGCAGGGCTTCGAGCCCGAGCTGGCCGGCGAACTGCAGCACCGCGCCGGCCAGGCTGGTTTCGCCGGCTATGCACGCGCCCAGCGCAATGACGGCTACGTGCTGTTCATGTGCGACGAAGCTGCCGCGCTGGCCCCGCGCCTGCCGTGGCGCGAACTGATCTTCGCGCGGCAGAAGCTGGTGGTACTGGCCGAGCTGCCGCAGCTGGACCCGAGCGACCGCATCACCCCGATGCTGGAGGTGCTGGCCGATGCGCCGCGCTTCGGCGATCTGTGGGTGGAACACCCCGATTCGGATGCCGGCAAGCCGTTGTCCGGCCTGGCCCGCGCGTTCGGCAATGCGTTGCGCCCGGCGCTGCGCAAGGCCGGCAAGCTGACCGACAAGCCGAACCCGCGCCTGCCGCGGCTGCATGTGGTCTTCGTCGATGGCACCCATGCGTTCGTCTGCGTGGCCGACCCGGCCGACAGCGCGCCGTGGGCGTTGGGCATTCCGCGCCTGAAGCTGCTGCCGGAAGCCCCGTCGCGTTCGGCGCTGAAGCTGGACGAGGCACTGCTGACCCTGCTGGCACCGGACGAGCGCGAGGCGCTGGTGAAACCAGGCATGCGCGCGGCTGACCTCGGTGCCGCCCCCGGCGGCTGGACCTGGGTGCTGACCCGCCAGCACGTGCATGTGCTCAGCATCGACAATGGCCCGCTGCGCCAGCACGTGCTGGACACCGGGCTGGTCGAACACCTGCGCGCCGACGGCTTCCACTGGCACCCGGACCAGGCGCTGGACTGGATGGTCTGCGACATGGTCGAACAGCCGCGCCGCGTGGCCGAACGCATGGCCACCTGGTTCCGCGAAGGCTGGTGCCGGCACGCGATCTTCAACCTGAAGCTGCCGATGAAGAAGCGCTGGGACGAGACGCGGTTGTGCCTGGACCTGTTCCAGGAACAGGCGGGCAAGCCGCTGGTGGTACGGGCCAAGCAGCTGTACCACGACCGTGAAGAGATCACGGTGCTGGCCTCGCCGCTGCGCTGA
- a CDS encoding LysR substrate-binding domain-containing protein: protein MNLRDLKYLVALADHKHFGRAAASCFVSQPTLSTQIRKLEEELGLPLVERAPRKVMLTPAGQEAAARARVIVSEVEQLKEAARRNRDPEAGTVRLGIFPTLGPYLLPHVIPRIRSRFPELELLLVEEKSDVLLERLRDGRLDAALLALPVVDDQLHAEFLFEEPFLLAVSGRHPLARREHMDVQELATQKLLLLEDGHCLRDQALEVCRLFGANEKSEFRATSLETLRQMVAADVGITLLPSLSVQPPVPRSSNIRLIDFVGEGRPSRRIAMIWRRSSAMHGFLMDLAEQFKQLPQALFTLDDQGVPAGEAPVVAQPLLNG, encoded by the coding sequence ATGAACCTACGCGATCTGAAGTACCTGGTGGCCCTGGCCGATCACAAGCATTTCGGCCGGGCCGCCGCCTCCTGTTTCGTCAGCCAGCCCACGCTGTCCACCCAGATCCGCAAGCTGGAGGAAGAACTGGGGCTGCCGCTGGTGGAACGTGCGCCGCGCAAGGTGATGCTGACCCCTGCCGGCCAGGAAGCGGCCGCGCGGGCGCGGGTGATCGTGTCCGAAGTGGAGCAGTTGAAGGAAGCGGCGCGGCGCAACCGCGACCCGGAAGCCGGCACCGTGCGCCTGGGCATCTTCCCCACCCTGGGGCCGTACCTGCTGCCGCACGTCATTCCGCGCATCCGCAGCCGCTTCCCGGAGCTGGAACTGCTGCTGGTGGAAGAAAAGAGCGACGTGCTGCTGGAGCGCCTGCGCGATGGCAGGCTGGACGCGGCGCTGCTGGCACTGCCGGTGGTGGACGACCAGCTGCATGCCGAATTCCTGTTTGAAGAGCCGTTCCTGCTGGCCGTTTCCGGCCGCCATCCGCTGGCCCGGCGCGAACACATGGATGTGCAGGAGCTGGCCACGCAGAAGCTGCTGCTGCTGGAAGACGGCCATTGCCTGCGCGACCAGGCACTGGAAGTGTGCCGCCTGTTCGGCGCCAACGAGAAATCCGAATTCCGCGCCACCAGCCTGGAAACCCTGCGGCAGATGGTCGCCGCCGACGTGGGCATCACCCTGCTGCCCAGCCTGTCGGTGCAGCCGCCGGTACCGCGCTCGAGCAACATCCGCCTGATCGATTTCGTCGGCGAAGGCCGGCCCAGCCGCCGCATCGCCATGATCTGGCGGCGCAGCTCGGCCATGCATGGCTTCCTGATGGACCTGGCCGAACAGTTCAAACAGCTGCCGCAGGCGCTGTTCACCCTGGACGACCAGGGCGTGCCGGCCGGCGAAGCGCCGGTGGTGGCGCAGCCGCTGCTGAACGGCTGA
- the ahpF gene encoding alkyl hydroperoxide reductase subunit F encodes MLDANLQSQLKTYLERVTRPIQITARADDGAKSQEMLELLQTLESLSDKISLQVLRDGQGRVPSFDLGTPGQDIHLTFAGLPMGHEFTSLVLALLQVGGHPSKATAELIEQVQNLEGEYKFETYFSLSCQNCPDVVQALNLAAVLNPRIQHVAIDGALFQEEVEKREIMSVPTVYLNGEVFDQGRMTLEQIVAKLDTNAGKRDAEKIAAKDAFDVLVVGGGPAGAAAAIYAARKGIRTGIAAERFGGQVLDTMAIENFISVKETEGPKLATALEQHVREYEVDIMNLQRASALVPAGEDGLVQVQLENGAVLKSRSVILSTGARWRQMNVPGEDQYRNKGVAYCPHCDGPLFKGKRVAVIGGGNSGVEAAIDLAGIVSHVTLLEFDSSLRADEVLQKKLRSLGNVTVLTSAQTTEVLGDGSKVTGLVYKDRAGGDSHRVELEGIFVQIGLLPNTEWLKDSVALSPRGEIVIDDRGQTNVPGVFAAGDCTTVPYKQIIIAMGAGSTAALSAFDHLIRTSVSTGSGAVAEAA; translated from the coding sequence ATGTTGGACGCCAACCTGCAGTCGCAGCTGAAGACCTATCTGGAACGCGTGACCCGCCCGATCCAGATCACCGCGCGCGCCGACGATGGCGCCAAGTCGCAGGAAATGCTGGAACTGCTGCAGACCCTGGAAAGCCTGTCGGACAAGATTTCGCTGCAGGTGCTGCGCGACGGCCAGGGCCGCGTGCCCTCGTTCGACCTGGGCACCCCGGGCCAGGACATCCACCTGACCTTTGCCGGCCTGCCGATGGGCCACGAGTTCACCTCGCTGGTGCTGGCCCTGCTGCAGGTGGGCGGCCATCCGTCCAAGGCCACCGCCGAGCTGATCGAGCAGGTGCAGAACCTGGAAGGCGAATACAAGTTCGAAACCTACTTCTCGCTGTCCTGCCAGAACTGCCCGGACGTGGTGCAGGCGCTGAACCTGGCTGCGGTGCTGAACCCGCGCATCCAGCACGTGGCCATCGACGGCGCGCTGTTCCAGGAAGAAGTGGAAAAGCGCGAGATCATGTCCGTGCCCACCGTCTACCTCAACGGTGAAGTGTTCGACCAGGGCCGCATGACCCTGGAGCAGATCGTGGCCAAGCTGGACACCAACGCCGGCAAGCGCGATGCCGAGAAGATCGCCGCCAAGGACGCCTTCGACGTACTGGTGGTGGGCGGTGGCCCGGCCGGTGCCGCAGCGGCCATCTATGCCGCGCGCAAGGGCATCCGTACCGGCATCGCCGCCGAGCGTTTCGGTGGCCAGGTGCTGGACACCATGGCCATCGAGAACTTCATTTCGGTGAAGGAAACCGAAGGCCCGAAGCTGGCCACGGCGCTGGAACAGCACGTGCGCGAGTACGAAGTGGACATCATGAACCTGCAGCGCGCCAGCGCGCTGGTGCCGGCCGGTGAAGACGGCCTGGTGCAGGTGCAGCTGGAAAATGGCGCAGTACTGAAGTCGCGTTCGGTCATCCTGTCCACCGGCGCGCGCTGGCGGCAGATGAACGTGCCGGGCGAAGACCAGTACCGCAACAAGGGCGTGGCCTACTGCCCGCACTGCGATGGCCCGCTGTTCAAGGGCAAGCGCGTGGCGGTGATCGGCGGCGGCAATTCCGGCGTGGAAGCGGCCATCGATCTGGCCGGCATCGTGTCGCATGTGACGCTGCTGGAGTTCGATTCCAGCCTGCGTGCCGACGAAGTGCTGCAGAAGAAGCTGCGCAGCCTGGGCAACGTGACCGTGCTGACCAGCGCGCAGACCACCGAAGTGCTGGGCGATGGGAGCAAGGTGACCGGCCTGGTCTACAAGGACCGCGCGGGCGGCGATTCCCACCGCGTCGAGCTGGAAGGCATCTTCGTGCAGATCGGCCTGCTGCCCAACACCGAATGGCTGAAGGACAGCGTGGCGCTGTCGCCGCGCGGCGAGATCGTGATCGACGACCGTGGCCAGACCAACGTGCCGGGCGTGTTCGCCGCCGGTGATTGCACCACGGTACCCTACAAGCAGATCATCATCGCCATGGGCGCCGGTTCCACTGCGGCTCTCAGCGCCTTCGACCACCTGATCCGCACGTCGGTGAGCACCGGCAGTGGTGCGGTGGCCGAAGCGGCCTGA
- the ahpC gene encoding alkyl hydroperoxide reductase subunit C has product MSLINTPIQSFEANAYHNGEFIKVSDNSLKGQWSVLIFMPAAFTFNCPTEIEDAADHYAEFKKAGAEVYIVTTDTHFSHKVWHETSPAVGKAQFPLVGDPTHKLTRAFGVHIEEEGLALRGTFIINPEGVIKTQEIHSNEIARDVAETLRKLKAAQFTAANPNQVCPAKWKEGEKTLTPSLDLVGKI; this is encoded by the coding sequence ATGTCCCTGATCAACACTCCGATCCAGTCGTTCGAAGCCAATGCCTACCACAACGGCGAGTTCATCAAGGTTTCCGACAACAGCCTGAAGGGCCAGTGGTCCGTCCTGATCTTCATGCCGGCCGCCTTCACCTTCAACTGCCCGACCGAGATCGAAGACGCAGCTGACCATTACGCCGAATTCAAGAAGGCCGGCGCCGAGGTCTACATCGTCACCACCGATACCCACTTCTCGCACAAGGTCTGGCACGAAACCTCGCCGGCCGTGGGCAAGGCCCAGTTCCCGCTGGTGGGCGACCCGACCCACAAGCTGACCCGCGCCTTCGGCGTGCACATTGAAGAAGAAGGCCTCGCGCTGCGTGGCACCTTCATCATCAACCCGGAAGGCGTGATCAAGACCCAGGAGATCCACTCCAACGAGATCGCCCGTGACGTGGCCGAGACCCTGCGCAAGCTGAAGGCCGCCCAGTTCACCGCCGCCAACCCGAACCAGGTCTGCCCGGCCAAGTGGAAGGAAGGCGAGAAGACCCTGACCCCGTCGCTGGACCTGGTCGGCAAGATCTAA
- the msrA gene encoding peptide-methionine (S)-S-oxide reductase MsrA, whose translation MLGIGAFKQRLPRAEEALPGRDQPLPLHSNQHFVNSHPLKDRFAGLQQIRFALGCFWGAERKFWSEPGVYSTSVGYAGGITPNPTYEEVCSGLTGHTEVVQVVFDPAVVSLERLLQLFWESHDPTQGMRQGNDTGTQYRSAIHATSEAQYAAALASREAYQAQLDAAGYGPITTEIVYPAPAYYYAEDYHQQYLAKNPNGYCGIGGTGVSCPIGLDVEAPR comes from the coding sequence ATCCTCGGCATCGGGGCCTTCAAGCAGCGTCTTCCGCGGGCGGAGGAGGCGCTGCCGGGGCGCGACCAGCCGTTGCCGCTGCACAGCAACCAGCACTTCGTGAACAGCCACCCGCTGAAGGACCGCTTCGCCGGCCTGCAGCAGATCCGTTTCGCGCTGGGCTGTTTCTGGGGCGCCGAGCGCAAGTTCTGGAGCGAGCCGGGCGTGTACAGCACCTCGGTGGGCTATGCCGGTGGCATCACCCCGAACCCGACCTACGAAGAGGTCTGTTCGGGTCTTACCGGCCACACCGAAGTGGTGCAGGTGGTGTTCGATCCGGCGGTGGTCAGCCTGGAGCGGCTGCTGCAGCTGTTCTGGGAAAGCCATGACCCGACCCAGGGCATGCGCCAGGGCAACGACACCGGCACCCAGTACCGTTCGGCCATCCACGCCACGAGCGAGGCGCAGTACGCCGCCGCGCTGGCCAGCCGCGAGGCCTACCAGGCACAGCTGGATGCGGCCGGTTACGGGCCGATCACCACCGAGATCGTGTACCCGGCACCGGCGTACTACTACGCCGAGGATTACCACCAGCAGTACCTGGCGAAGAACCCGAACGGCTACTGCGGCATTGGCGGCACCGGCGTGAGCTGCCCGATCGGGCTGGATGTGGAGGCGCCGCGCTGA